Proteins from one Hydrogenophaga sp. SL48 genomic window:
- a CDS encoding GntR family transcriptional regulator, producing MNMLARQILEAVLDQGLAEGAHLTAAALAGRLKVSRTPVSQALVRLQEKGVVVHEPNRGFFLAASLDRVARLLATEFQVSQTDSLSAAYFQLAEDRLNGVLPDEVTEADLRSRYSLSGGQLHTLLHRIADEGWMQKRPGYGWDFSAILTTPGSLLKSYRLRLALEPAALLEPGYHLDPQVIARLRATERRLLNGGIETATPEELHDRGVLFHEALVQASGNAFFIDAVRRVHRLRRLLSYRSMKDRVRYAAHCQQHLDILDLIEAERLMDASAAMSEHLNATIRNLEKIRALLGPEVTPQPRQAERSIPRRSAPLRGA from the coding sequence TTCTTGATCAGGGGCTGGCCGAGGGGGCTCACCTGACGGCGGCCGCATTGGCCGGACGCCTGAAGGTGTCGCGCACCCCGGTCAGCCAGGCGTTGGTCAGGCTGCAAGAAAAGGGTGTGGTGGTTCATGAGCCGAACCGCGGCTTCTTTCTCGCCGCGTCGTTGGATCGGGTCGCCAGGTTGCTGGCGACGGAGTTCCAGGTCTCGCAGACCGACTCCTTGAGCGCGGCGTACTTTCAGCTGGCGGAAGACCGCCTCAATGGGGTCTTGCCCGACGAGGTGACCGAAGCTGACCTGAGGTCGAGGTACAGCCTCTCAGGCGGTCAGCTGCACACCCTGCTGCACCGGATTGCCGATGAAGGGTGGATGCAGAAACGCCCTGGCTACGGCTGGGACTTCAGTGCCATCCTGACCACCCCCGGCAGTCTGCTGAAGTCCTACCGGCTGCGTCTGGCGCTGGAGCCTGCCGCCTTGCTGGAGCCTGGCTACCACCTGGATCCCCAGGTGATCGCACGCCTGCGTGCCACCGAGCGGCGACTGCTGAACGGTGGCATCGAAACCGCCACGCCCGAGGAGTTGCACGACCGGGGCGTGCTGTTTCACGAGGCCTTGGTGCAGGCTTCAGGAAACGCGTTTTTCATCGACGCTGTACGTCGGGTCCACCGCCTGCGGCGCCTGTTGTCGTACCGGTCGATGAAGGACCGTGTGCGGTACGCGGCGCACTGCCAGCAGCACCTGGATATCCTGGATCTGATTGAAGCAGAGCGGCTAATGGACGCATCGGCCGCGATGAGCGAGCACCTGAACGCCACCATCAGAAATCTGGAAAAAATCCGCGCCTTGCTTGGGCCGGAGGTGACGCCCCAGCCACGGCAGGCCGAAAGGTCGATCCCGCGGCGGAGCGCGCCGCTACGGGGCGCTTAA